The following are from one region of the Bacteroidota bacterium genome:
- a CDS encoding aminotransferase class V-fold PLP-dependent enzyme produces the protein MKDLDRRHFLKTINSMAAGLSTIPLLNPAWLDVLEEKLAVFNKSTPQDAARDEDYWTHIQQAFNPSPLYINLENGYMSPQPIKVMQAQLANIQMINERTSFYMRRQAQDEVKGANQQIAALAGVSTEELIITRNTTEALDTVIAGIDFEAGDEAIMCDLDYSSMLQAFDQQSRRLGLVTKYIKLPLHPDSDEQIVEIYRQAITPKTKIILVTHLNNITGMILPVRKICDMAHEHGVEVICDGAHSFAHLDYKIPDLHCDYFGASLHKWLCTPMGAGILYVKKEKINKVWPLFGDTNFPEDDIRKFAHIGIHPVSTNLTVSNAIRFHNMIGAARKEARLKYLKQYWTEQVRDLASLTIHTPWDAYRASALVLISVDGYTPDELVEALYEHYRIFTVARINPVVTGVRITPHLYTRIKELDALVHALKAVCSN, from the coding sequence ATGAAGGATTTAGACAGGCGACACTTCCTCAAAACCATCAACAGCATGGCCGCCGGCCTCAGCACCATTCCCCTGTTGAATCCGGCATGGTTAGATGTGCTCGAAGAGAAACTGGCCGTGTTCAACAAAAGCACGCCACAAGATGCTGCGCGAGATGAAGATTACTGGACCCACATCCAACAAGCATTCAATCCATCACCGCTGTATATCAACCTGGAAAACGGCTACATGAGTCCGCAGCCCATTAAGGTGATGCAGGCCCAGTTGGCCAACATCCAGATGATCAACGAGCGGACATCGTTCTACATGCGCCGGCAGGCACAGGATGAAGTCAAAGGCGCCAACCAGCAAATCGCCGCGTTAGCCGGCGTCTCCACAGAAGAACTCATCATTACCCGCAACACCACCGAAGCACTCGACACGGTGATTGCGGGCATCGACTTCGAGGCTGGCGACGAGGCCATCATGTGTGACCTCGACTACAGCAGCATGCTGCAAGCCTTCGACCAGCAGTCGCGCCGGCTGGGCTTGGTGACCAAATACATCAAGTTGCCATTACATCCCGACTCCGACGAGCAAATTGTCGAGATCTACCGGCAGGCCATCACACCAAAAACCAAAATCATCCTCGTCACCCACCTCAACAATATCACAGGAATGATTCTGCCGGTCCGCAAAATCTGCGACATGGCCCATGAGCACGGGGTAGAAGTGATTTGTGATGGCGCGCACTCGTTTGCGCACCTCGACTACAAAATCCCGGACCTGCATTGTGACTACTTCGGGGCGAGTCTGCACAAGTGGCTGTGTACGCCAATGGGCGCCGGCATCTTATACGTTAAAAAGGAGAAGATCAACAAAGTATGGCCGCTTTTTGGCGATACCAATTTCCCCGAAGACGACATCCGCAAGTTTGCCCACATCGGCATCCACCCGGTATCAACCAACCTGACGGTGTCCAACGCGATCCGCTTCCACAACATGATCGGCGCGGCCAGAAAAGAAGCCCGATTAAAGTACCTGAAGCAATACTGGACTGAGCAAGTGCGCGACCTCGCCAGCCTCACCATCCATACACCATGGGACGCCTACCGTGCCTCCGCACTGGTGCTGATTTCAGTCGATGGTTATACGCCAGATGAACTGGTGGAGGCACTTTACGAGCACTATCGGATTTTCACGGTCGCACGAATAAACCCGGTAGTCACCGGCGTACGCATCACGCCCCACTTATATACGAGGATTAAAGAACTTGATGCGTTGGTGCATGCACTGAAGGCGGTGTGCTCAAATTAA
- a CDS encoding PDZ domain-containing protein → MKTIRTTLFLLLILLLGPASLLAQMQEARLLRQPTISESHIAFAYGSDLWIADQTGGQARRLTSTPAVESNPRFSPDGQWLAFTSNRSGTDAVYVVSINGGTPKRLTWYPASTRAIGWTPDGKHVLYSSTRETAPTPHNRLWTVSANGGPSTLLPAPWGYSGAFSPDGNHMIIDRVSRWESEFQDYRGGQNTPLILMNMETLDEVWLPNERTTDTQPVWLGDSIYFLSDRSGPVEIWTYDRSRNAVEQVTSLGEPDIKWLSAGAGILAYERDGYLYTLDPATGRSNKVSVTVSGDFPWMEAGWKFTGDQIRNIALSPTGQRAVVEARGEIFTIPADKGDPRNLTRSSGTADRSPLWSPDGSSIVWFSDDGDGYVLLIAEQDGLSEPKRVDIGESNMAWDATWSPDGNWLAFVDDDVRIRVMDMETHNVETVDVGGINIERSSMGLNWSPDSKWLAYAKTGPNNFRSVYALNIDDRKPIALTDPMADAHAPAWDRDGRHLYFLASTDVALGSGWANTSRMKASASQHPYVLVLREDDPTPFTLESDEEAVEEEEVEESEEEEETEIEEPSDDGVRIDRNRLDRRTIPLPMGSGSYSEIIGGPAGSAFIRSGRTVHKFTLDKRKSEEFLNGAQQIAISNDGEKLIARSGRSLRIVGTAGKPGPGDGTLDIELRMWLDRQEEWTQIFEEAWRYERDFFYDPGMHGRDWNQVRRRYEPLVEHVRHRADLNYILDQVNGEMSVGHSFVFGGDFPAVDTMRVGLLGADFKTNSGRWQINRIYTTESWNPNIKAPLDRPGLNVDEGHYLVGVDGRELSAAMDPYMLLDGTANRQTVLHVNDAPSMEDAWTVTVEPLRNEQSLRRRAWVEDNRRYVEEHSEGKLAYIWVPNTSGQGVSSFDRYYFAQQDKHAAVIDERFNGGGLLDDYMVDLMSRRLRAAITNEVPNAIHFRLPAGILGPKVLLINENAGSGGDFFPWVFRQQQIGPLIGMRTWGGLVKSSVHYGMVDGGALTAPDNAVFDPINRKWIAENEGVAPDIEVRLSAKALAAGRDPQLDRAIEEALRLLAEEQPMQNITPPPYPTPAKN, encoded by the coding sequence ATGAAAACAATCCGTACCACGCTTTTTCTGCTCCTCATTCTATTGCTTGGCCCGGCCAGCTTGTTGGCGCAAATGCAGGAAGCACGCCTACTAAGACAACCCACGATTAGCGAATCCCACATCGCGTTTGCTTACGGCAGCGACCTGTGGATAGCTGACCAAACCGGTGGTCAGGCGCGCCGGCTCACCAGTACGCCGGCTGTAGAAAGCAATCCGCGTTTCTCCCCAGACGGACAGTGGCTTGCGTTCACTTCCAACCGGTCCGGGACGGATGCCGTTTATGTCGTTTCCATCAATGGCGGCACCCCCAAACGCCTCACCTGGTACCCGGCCAGCACCCGCGCCATTGGCTGGACACCCGATGGCAAACACGTCCTCTATTCTTCCACCCGCGAAACCGCCCCGACGCCACACAACCGGCTGTGGACCGTATCTGCAAATGGTGGACCCTCTACCCTGCTGCCGGCCCCCTGGGGCTATAGCGGTGCCTTTTCACCCGATGGCAATCACATGATCATTGACCGGGTATCGCGGTGGGAATCGGAATTCCAGGACTACCGTGGTGGACAAAACACCCCGCTCATCCTCATGAATATGGAAACGCTTGATGAGGTGTGGCTGCCCAACGAGCGAACCACAGACACACAGCCAGTGTGGCTCGGTGACAGCATTTATTTCTTGTCGGACCGCAGCGGCCCCGTGGAAATCTGGACTTACGACCGGTCACGTAACGCCGTAGAACAGGTGACCTCGCTGGGCGAGCCCGATATCAAGTGGCTTTCTGCCGGCGCCGGCATACTGGCCTACGAGCGTGATGGCTATCTCTACACACTCGACCCTGCAACAGGCAGAAGCAACAAGGTCTCCGTCACGGTAAGTGGCGATTTCCCGTGGATGGAAGCCGGCTGGAAATTTACTGGCGATCAGATTCGCAACATCGCCCTCTCCCCAACCGGACAACGCGCGGTGGTTGAAGCCCGCGGCGAGATCTTTACCATCCCGGCAGACAAAGGCGACCCGCGCAACCTCACCCGCTCTTCCGGCACCGCAGACCGCAGTCCGCTCTGGTCACCCGATGGCAGCTCCATTGTTTGGTTTTCTGATGACGGTGACGGCTATGTACTGCTTATCGCTGAGCAAGATGGCCTTTCTGAACCGAAGCGCGTTGATATCGGCGAATCTAATATGGCCTGGGATGCCACATGGTCTCCGGATGGCAATTGGCTGGCGTTTGTAGATGATGACGTCCGCATTCGCGTGATGGATATGGAGACGCACAACGTCGAAACTGTGGATGTCGGCGGCATCAACATTGAACGCAGTTCGATGGGCCTCAACTGGTCACCTGATTCCAAGTGGCTTGCATATGCCAAGACAGGCCCGAATAACTTCCGTAGCGTATACGCCCTCAACATTGACGACCGCAAACCGATTGCGCTCACCGACCCCATGGCAGATGCCCACGCGCCGGCGTGGGACCGCGACGGCCGGCACCTGTATTTCCTCGCCAGCACCGACGTTGCCCTCGGCTCCGGCTGGGCCAATACGAGTCGGATGAAAGCCAGCGCCAGCCAGCACCCGTACGTGCTGGTCTTGCGCGAAGATGATCCTACACCCTTCACCCTAGAAAGCGACGAAGAAGCCGTTGAAGAGGAAGAAGTGGAGGAAAGCGAGGAAGAAGAAGAAACTGAAATAGAGGAACCATCAGACGATGGCGTGCGCATCGACCGCAACCGGCTTGACCGACGCACCATCCCCCTCCCGATGGGATCTGGCTCATACAGCGAAATTATCGGTGGCCCCGCCGGCAGTGCCTTCATCCGCAGTGGGCGTACGGTACACAAGTTTACCCTCGACAAACGCAAGTCTGAAGAATTCCTGAACGGCGCTCAGCAGATTGCCATTTCCAACGATGGCGAAAAGCTCATTGCCCGCAGCGGACGCAGCTTGCGCATTGTCGGCACCGCTGGCAAACCCGGACCGGGCGACGGCACACTCGACATCGAACTGCGCATGTGGCTCGACCGCCAGGAAGAGTGGACGCAGATTTTTGAGGAAGCCTGGCGGTACGAACGCGACTTCTTCTACGACCCCGGCATGCACGGTCGAGACTGGAATCAAGTCCGCCGGCGCTACGAACCCCTCGTCGAACACGTGCGCCACCGCGCCGACCTGAACTACATCCTCGACCAGGTTAACGGCGAAATGTCGGTTGGTCACAGCTTTGTATTCGGCGGCGACTTCCCTGCAGTAGACACCATGCGGGTGGGCCTCCTCGGCGCAGACTTTAAGACCAATAGTGGGCGCTGGCAGATCAACCGTATCTACACCACAGAAAGCTGGAATCCCAACATCAAAGCACCACTCGACCGGCCTGGCCTGAATGTTGACGAAGGCCATTACCTGGTTGGCGTTGATGGGCGCGAATTGAGCGCGGCCATGGATCCGTACATGCTGCTCGATGGCACCGCTAACCGGCAAACTGTACTGCATGTGAATGATGCACCTTCCATGGAAGATGCCTGGACCGTGACCGTAGAACCACTGCGCAACGAACAGTCTTTGCGCCGGCGCGCGTGGGTAGAAGACAACAGGCGGTACGTTGAAGAGCACTCGGAAGGCAAACTGGCTTACATCTGGGTCCCCAACACCAGCGGCCAGGGCGTTAGCTCATTTGACCGGTACTACTTCGCCCAGCAAGACAAACATGCTGCGGTAATCGACGAGCGCTTCAACGGCGGCGGATTGCTAGACGATTACATGGTTGATTTGATGTCGCGCCGGCTCCGGGCTGCCATCACCAACGAAGTGCCCAATGCCATTCATTTCCGGCTACCCGCCGGCATCCTTGGTCCGAAGGTGTTGCTGATCAACGAAAACGCTGGCTCGGGTGGCGACTTCTTCCCGTGGGTTTTCCGACAGCAGCAAATCGGACCGCTGATTGGGATGCGCACCTGGGGTGGACTCGTGAAGTCTTCCGTCCATTATGGAATGGTAGATGGCGGCGCACTTACAGCACCAGATAACGCGGTCTTCGACCCGATCAACAGAAAATGGATCGCAGAGAACGAAGGGGTAGCGCCAGACATCGAAGTCAGGTTAAGCGCCAAAGCACTGGCTGCCGGCCGCGACCCGCAGTTGGATCGTGCCATCGAAGAAGCGCTCAGACTCCTCGCAGAAGAACAACCGATGCAGAACATCACCCCGCCACCGTATCCAACACCAGCGAAAAACTGA